In Stieleria varia, one genomic interval encodes:
- a CDS encoding RNA polymerase sigma factor: protein MDVIQQCPASRNEFMLNPTPRVSQPNTEGVRKRTLEELFDSEEAPLLRYAFSLTGRRAVAEEIVQEVFLQLHRNWDDVDSPRAWLFRSVRNASYNHFRSNKREVLLGKDREIEPKADDGETPDAAMQRMEATGALRQILEELDEGDRQLVRLKYFQGQKYRDISQETGLSIGNVGYRLHHILKELAGKLKTLGFDEKS from the coding sequence ATGGATGTGATTCAGCAGTGCCCGGCGTCGCGAAACGAATTCATGTTGAACCCGACTCCCCGAGTCAGCCAGCCCAATACCGAGGGTGTGCGCAAGCGCACGCTGGAGGAGCTGTTTGATTCCGAGGAAGCCCCGTTGCTGCGATATGCGTTTTCGCTGACGGGGCGCCGTGCGGTGGCGGAAGAGATCGTGCAGGAAGTGTTCCTGCAATTGCATCGCAACTGGGACGACGTCGACTCGCCACGCGCTTGGCTGTTTCGCAGCGTCCGCAACGCATCCTACAACCACTTTCGCAGCAACAAACGAGAGGTCCTGCTCGGCAAAGACCGCGAAATCGAACCCAAGGCGGACGACGGAGAGACTCCCGATGCAGCGATGCAGCGGATGGAAGCCACGGGCGCATTGAGGCAAATACTTGAGGAACTCGATGAGGGTGATCGGCAATTGGTTCGGTTGAAATATTTCCAAGGTCAGAAGTACCGCGACATCAGCCAGGAAACGGGACTCAGCATCGGTAACGTCGGTTACCGACTGCACCACATTTTGAAAGAGCTGGCCGGGAAACTGAAGACACTCGGGTTTGACGAAAAGTCATGA
- a CDS encoding IS4 family transposase — translation MNGQGCSDFSSEVNGRILDRIAGLEKIISPELVEQALVDTGKQTTRVCRLTNEVMIWVVLAMGLFTELPIRQVFKACRRLRHGEKSPARSSLCMARQRLGSEPLVALHSLVVRPLATPQTLGAFYRGMRKVGIDGTVLDAPDCDAHQHFGRSSGSRGEGPFPQVRKVSLVELGTHIEFAFVYGGWKDSEKKLVEQLWEHIPDDALLIEDRGFFSYKHWKLLHEKHKLLIRIQKSMVFKPIKYFADGSFLAKVYPSNWYRENDKQGILVRVIEYKLDDPQRVGHDEVHRLMTNLLDPEEFPAMELIMEYHERWEEELVFDEQKTHQDPCRAEKTTNLRSETTDGLKQELYAMSLGHFVVRALMLEAAAEANIDVDRLSFKGSFQILKTRLPECDPSNEVKFSQWFAAVVWEISCERIPARRNRINPRVIKRKMSRWNKCRPKHRKQKPLTKTFAQTVVMIH, via the coding sequence ATGAATGGGCAAGGATGCTCTGACTTCTCTTCGGAAGTCAATGGAAGAATTTTAGATCGTATTGCTGGACTCGAAAAGATCATTTCGCCTGAGCTTGTTGAGCAAGCACTTGTCGATACAGGCAAGCAGACCACGCGGGTTTGCAGACTGACTAACGAAGTCATGATTTGGGTTGTTTTGGCAATGGGCCTTTTTACCGAACTACCGATCAGGCAAGTCTTCAAGGCGTGTCGCCGGCTGCGGCATGGAGAGAAATCGCCAGCCAGGTCGAGTCTGTGTATGGCACGTCAAAGACTCGGCAGCGAACCGCTCGTTGCCTTGCACAGTTTGGTGGTCCGCCCATTGGCCACACCGCAAACGCTCGGTGCGTTCTATCGCGGGATGCGCAAAGTCGGCATCGACGGCACGGTTCTTGATGCTCCGGACTGCGATGCGCATCAGCACTTCGGACGCTCATCGGGAAGTCGTGGTGAAGGCCCCTTTCCTCAAGTTCGCAAAGTCAGTCTCGTCGAACTGGGAACTCACATCGAATTCGCTTTCGTTTATGGAGGCTGGAAAGACTCTGAAAAGAAGCTCGTTGAGCAGCTTTGGGAACACATTCCCGACGATGCGTTGTTGATCGAAGACCGAGGCTTCTTTAGCTACAAACACTGGAAATTACTGCATGAAAAGCACAAGTTGCTCATTCGCATCCAGAAATCGATGGTGTTTAAACCGATCAAATATTTCGCCGATGGCTCGTTCCTGGCGAAGGTCTATCCAAGCAACTGGTATCGCGAAAATGACAAGCAAGGCATCCTCGTTCGCGTGATCGAATACAAGCTCGACGATCCTCAACGAGTCGGCCATGATGAGGTCCATCGCTTGATGACCAACCTGCTTGACCCCGAGGAGTTTCCGGCCATGGAGCTAATCATGGAGTACCACGAACGTTGGGAAGAAGAACTCGTCTTTGATGAGCAGAAGACTCACCAAGATCCTTGTCGCGCCGAGAAGACAACGAATCTTCGCAGCGAAACGACCGACGGTTTGAAGCAGGAGTTGTATGCGATGTCGCTGGGACATTTCGTGGTTCGTGCGTTGATGCTCGAAGCGGCGGCCGAAGCAAACATCGACGTGGATCGGTTGTCGTTCAAGGGTTCCTTCCAGATACTCAAGACCCGCTTACCCGAATGCGATCCTAGCAATGAAGTGAAATTTTCGCAGTGGTTCGCGGCCGTCGTATGGGAGATCAGTTGCGAGCGAATCCCTGCACGTCGCAACCGTATCAACCCGCGTGTGATCAAACGCAAGATGTCCCGCTGGAACAAATGCCGCCCCAAACACCGAAAGCAAAAACCGTTGACCAAAACCTTTGCCCAGACAGTAGTTATGATTCATTGA
- a CDS encoding vWA domain-containing protein, which yields MNEERQPTSIDPEIEARIVALVLGEASDFESDELNRLIQERPELARFKWQMQSVHGLLNQVGEGEFVGTDEDWKLSSEKRERVLATIRGETPVELPVKITLASHDRKAWTGKQWLMNLSKIAAVICMIGLLGSILVYRRTANDLTGGTRMSATIDPPLLQDVGSELQWDEATTENLFVDEYSDRNAGFRPKLSVAASDTDAEPSSKTALSEIRESFEANMPLSGSTSPPSPYYLQDDVQYYPANPAFQIAQEPTSTRGEARDGVSPSTEAKPSGPVPSFTDGPARFESGKKQWGAAAAEPQNRWFENGANGPQVVREESTLSNPQEAEEVASAGKDVSAWQSITPQRRVSLSDTPSEDKSSSVNGAQSPPTPLVENMAGREFAENGDGSQGSNDSDGDSLPEQIADRKVAPKVAPKVVAQKDFSDLSRMGDSGLSGSGLDGESLDSKSESRYGRSSSTDQPSSLGIPDVSLPESAELSFSVPMAGDSSITYQRGSEPTAEKFYRQATPAPAKASATNQSSESMGEPPQSVIKGLMSADVDYSEMALEQEERSDDFAESASSKLSPPAKPNAVEEQGLDALSDLESNRRPAIRGHYSGEVQTLREESKTLSRSAGEAQVALEAERAARNYRYETRPYFKKLLEDDTRLAPTTRRAAPAGLNEKSAAQESFSTFSLHVSDVSFKLAFAALLRGEWPDPAKIRIEEFVNAFNYGDPMPSQDEKVACRIEQSIHPFIQQRNLLRISMRTAATGRSSDTPLRLTFLLDNSGSMERVDRQQTVRRAFAVLARQLQPSDQVTLISFARQPRLLADKVSGDQAQRLVQLIDELPSEGGTNVEAALQLAIEKAREQQAEGAQNRIILLTDGAVNLGDADPESLSKMIIDMRGQGIAFDAAGISAEGLNDEVLEALTRKGDGRYYLLDSIESVDDGFARQIAGALRPSAKNVKVQVEFNPKRVGSYKLLGFEKHILNKEDFRNDKVDAAEMAAAEAGVAMYQFEPLADGEGDIGSVSVRFRDLSSGQMIENRWPIPYQSDAPRIDQAAPSIRIAASAALLAAKLRGEPLGETVDLQTLSNLISGLPDPERQDNRVKQLKQMIDQARQLSGR from the coding sequence ATGAACGAAGAACGACAACCAACATCGATCGATCCGGAAATCGAAGCACGCATCGTCGCGCTCGTTCTGGGCGAAGCATCGGACTTCGAAAGCGACGAACTGAATCGCCTGATTCAAGAACGCCCCGAGTTGGCCAGATTCAAATGGCAAATGCAGAGCGTGCATGGATTATTGAATCAAGTCGGCGAAGGCGAATTCGTTGGCACCGATGAAGACTGGAAACTGTCGTCAGAGAAACGCGAAAGGGTACTCGCAACGATTCGTGGTGAAACGCCCGTCGAATTGCCAGTCAAGATTACTCTTGCCTCCCATGATCGGAAAGCGTGGACCGGCAAGCAATGGCTGATGAACTTGTCCAAGATCGCGGCCGTGATTTGCATGATCGGACTTCTCGGTTCGATCTTGGTTTACAGAAGGACTGCGAATGATCTTACAGGCGGTACTAGAATGTCGGCAACAATCGACCCCCCGTTACTCCAAGACGTCGGATCTGAACTCCAGTGGGATGAGGCCACGACGGAAAACCTATTTGTTGATGAATATTCGGATCGCAATGCAGGGTTTAGGCCAAAACTGAGCGTTGCCGCCTCGGACACAGACGCCGAGCCCAGTTCGAAAACCGCTCTCTCGGAGATCCGCGAATCCTTCGAAGCGAACATGCCGCTGAGCGGATCGACATCACCGCCGTCACCGTACTATTTGCAAGACGATGTGCAGTATTACCCTGCCAACCCGGCGTTTCAAATCGCGCAAGAACCAACGTCAACACGCGGTGAAGCCCGCGATGGGGTGTCTCCCTCCACGGAAGCAAAACCATCTGGGCCAGTTCCATCCTTCACGGACGGGCCAGCGAGATTTGAGAGCGGAAAGAAGCAGTGGGGAGCCGCCGCTGCTGAGCCCCAGAATCGATGGTTTGAAAACGGAGCGAACGGACCGCAAGTCGTTCGCGAGGAATCGACTCTCTCAAACCCGCAAGAAGCGGAAGAAGTTGCTAGTGCAGGCAAAGACGTCTCGGCTTGGCAGAGTATCACGCCGCAACGACGAGTCTCCCTGTCGGACACCCCAAGTGAGGACAAATCCAGCAGTGTGAACGGTGCACAATCCCCGCCGACTCCGCTTGTTGAAAACATGGCAGGCCGCGAGTTCGCCGAGAATGGCGATGGTTCTCAAGGCAGCAACGACTCTGACGGGGATTCGCTGCCCGAACAGATAGCTGATCGCAAGGTCGCCCCAAAGGTCGCCCCAAAGGTCGTTGCACAGAAGGATTTTTCCGATCTGTCTCGCATGGGTGACAGTGGCTTGAGTGGTAGCGGTCTGGATGGCGAAAGCCTGGATTCGAAATCAGAATCTCGATACGGGCGATCTTCGTCTACTGATCAACCAAGTTCATTGGGTATCCCCGACGTTAGTCTTCCCGAAAGTGCCGAACTCAGCTTTAGCGTTCCCATGGCCGGTGATTCTTCGATCACGTATCAGCGAGGATCAGAGCCGACGGCGGAGAAGTTCTATCGCCAAGCGACGCCCGCTCCAGCTAAAGCTTCAGCGACAAATCAGAGCAGTGAGTCAATGGGTGAACCACCACAGAGTGTCATCAAGGGTTTGATGTCGGCGGACGTAGATTATTCAGAGATGGCACTCGAGCAAGAAGAACGCAGCGATGATTTCGCTGAATCCGCAAGTAGCAAACTGTCGCCGCCTGCAAAACCGAATGCGGTCGAGGAGCAAGGTCTGGATGCACTAAGTGATCTTGAAAGCAATCGTAGGCCCGCCATTCGCGGTCACTACTCAGGCGAAGTTCAAACGCTCAGGGAAGAGAGCAAAACCTTAAGCCGATCAGCCGGAGAAGCCCAAGTGGCACTCGAGGCGGAGCGAGCCGCCCGAAACTACCGCTATGAAACGCGTCCTTATTTCAAAAAACTTCTTGAAGATGACACTAGACTTGCGCCAACGACACGCCGCGCTGCCCCCGCTGGTCTGAACGAAAAATCTGCCGCACAAGAATCCTTTTCAACCTTCTCACTGCACGTCAGCGATGTCTCCTTCAAGCTGGCGTTCGCAGCACTGTTGCGTGGTGAATGGCCGGATCCAGCAAAGATTCGTATCGAAGAATTCGTCAACGCTTTCAACTACGGCGATCCGATGCCGAGCCAAGACGAGAAGGTCGCCTGCCGCATTGAGCAGTCGATCCATCCCTTCATCCAGCAGCGCAACCTGCTCCGCATCTCCATGCGGACCGCAGCAACCGGCCGCTCCAGCGATACGCCGCTGAGACTGACGTTCTTGTTGGACAACTCTGGTTCGATGGAGCGTGTCGATCGCCAACAAACCGTCCGTCGAGCCTTTGCCGTGCTCGCTAGGCAACTGCAACCGAGCGATCAAGTCACCTTGATCAGCTTCGCCCGCCAACCACGTTTGCTGGCCGACAAAGTCAGCGGAGATCAGGCACAGCGACTCGTTCAACTGATCGATGAACTGCCCAGCGAAGGAGGCACGAATGTCGAAGCCGCTTTGCAGTTGGCGATCGAAAAAGCACGCGAGCAACAGGCCGAGGGTGCTCAGAACCGAATCATCTTGCTCACCGACGGCGCCGTCAATCTTGGCGATGCCGATCCCGAAAGCTTGTCGAAAATGATCATCGACATGCGAGGACAAGGGATCGCGTTCGATGCCGCCGGTATCAGCGCCGAAGGGTTGAATGACGAAGTCCTCGAAGCGCTCACTCGTAAAGGCGACGGCCGGTACTACTTGCTCGATTCCATCGAATCCGTGGACGACGGTTTTGCTCGCCAAATCGCCGGAGCCCTCCGGCCATCCGCAAAGAACGTCAAGGTGCAAGTCGAGTTCAACCCCAAACGTGTCGGCAGCTACAAGCTGCTGGGTTTTGAAAAACACATCTTGAACAAAGAAGATTTCCGCAACGACAAAGTCGACGCGGCCGAAATGGCTGCCGCCGAAGCCGGCGTGGCGATGTACCAGTTTGAGCCTTTGGCGGACGGCGAAGGTGACATCGGTTCGGTCTCCGTGCGTTTCCGTGATCTTTCATCCGGTCAGATGATCGAAAACCGTTGGCCGATTCCTTACCAATCCGATGCTCCACGGATCGATCAAGCCGCGCCGTCGATTCGCATCGCCGCGTCCGCTGCATTGCTGGCCGCAAAACTGCGAGGCGAACCACTCGGAGAAACGGTCGATTTACAAACCCTGTCGAACTTGATCTCGGGCTTGCCAGATCCAGAGCGTCAAGACAACCGCGTCAAACAACTGAAACAAATGATCGATCAAGCAAGACAGCTCAGCGGACGTTAG
- a CDS encoding glucosamine-6-phosphate deaminase yields MDIILTPDAAQMGKYVAQHAAADLRAAIKEYGQANLVVATGASQFEVLSRLVEQSDIDWSLVHGFHLDEYIGLSDQHPASFCRYLRERFVDQVPLASFEYLRGDADPAETIARAGKLISDTRIDLALVGIGENGHLAFNDPPADFETNQPYLIVDLDMPCREQQVGEGWFATLQDVPTQAISMSVNQILKANKIYCSVPDERKSDAVRATVEAEISPTIPASILRRHHSVSLVIDQAAASKLSADSLVKVERVA; encoded by the coding sequence ATGGACATCATCTTAACGCCCGACGCCGCCCAGATGGGAAAGTACGTGGCGCAACATGCGGCGGCCGATTTGCGGGCCGCGATCAAAGAGTATGGCCAAGCAAACTTGGTCGTGGCGACGGGGGCATCGCAGTTCGAGGTACTCAGTCGGTTGGTCGAACAATCGGATATCGACTGGAGCCTCGTTCACGGCTTCCACTTGGACGAGTACATCGGGTTGTCGGATCAGCACCCGGCCTCATTTTGCCGCTACCTGAGAGAACGATTTGTCGATCAAGTGCCTCTGGCAAGCTTCGAGTACTTGCGTGGCGATGCCGACCCTGCAGAAACGATCGCAAGGGCGGGCAAGTTGATTTCCGATACGCGAATCGACTTGGCCTTGGTCGGAATCGGGGAGAACGGGCACCTCGCTTTCAATGACCCGCCGGCCGATTTTGAAACCAACCAGCCTTACTTGATCGTCGACCTCGACATGCCATGTCGCGAGCAACAGGTCGGTGAAGGCTGGTTTGCGACATTGCAGGATGTTCCCACCCAAGCGATCAGCATGTCGGTGAATCAGATCCTCAAGGCCAACAAGATTTATTGCAGCGTTCCAGACGAACGCAAATCCGATGCGGTGCGGGCAACGGTCGAAGCCGAAATCAGCCCGACGATCCCCGCCAGCATCTTGCGTCGACACCATTCGGTGAGCTTGGTGATCGACCAAGCCGCTGCCAGCAAGTTGTCGGCGGACTCGCTCGTCAAAGTGGAACGCGTTGCATGA
- a CDS encoding N-acetylglucosamine-6-phosphate deacetylase, whose amino-acid sequence MSGYIDLQVNGYAGIDFNAKTITDQQWIDVCKRLSDDGVDQILATVITAPFPEMILRVRHIADVIERLPEVRERVAGIHVEGPFLNPETGYVGAHPVDAVRKADQSMAERLLDSGNGHVRLVTLAPESDSGAEVTRFLTDRGICVAAGHSNATLDQLKESIDNGLKLFTHLGNGCPGELPRHDNIIQRVLSVADQIAVSFIADGHHVPPFALRNYLDVMPDANIIIVTDAISAAGLGPGKFQLAGQTVTVDEDGAAWSADRTHFAGSAATMPEMMAVLTDKVGVSVEQAKRWMSDNPRRLLNTTSFNDNTVQ is encoded by the coding sequence ATGAGCGGTTACATCGATTTGCAAGTCAACGGATACGCGGGCATCGATTTCAATGCCAAGACGATCACCGATCAACAATGGATCGACGTCTGCAAACGTTTGAGTGACGACGGCGTGGACCAGATCCTCGCAACAGTGATCACCGCGCCGTTTCCGGAAATGATCCTACGCGTGCGACACATCGCCGACGTGATCGAACGATTGCCCGAGGTCCGTGAGCGTGTAGCGGGTATACATGTCGAAGGTCCATTCTTGAATCCTGAGACCGGATACGTGGGAGCACATCCCGTCGACGCCGTACGCAAAGCCGATCAGTCGATGGCGGAACGTTTACTGGACAGCGGCAACGGCCACGTTCGTTTGGTCACGCTGGCTCCGGAGTCGGATTCGGGTGCCGAAGTGACCCGGTTCTTGACCGACCGGGGAATCTGTGTCGCCGCCGGACACAGCAACGCTACCTTGGATCAGCTGAAAGAGTCCATCGACAACGGCCTGAAACTTTTTACCCATCTGGGCAACGGATGTCCGGGCGAACTGCCTCGACACGACAACATCATCCAACGAGTCTTGAGTGTGGCCGATCAGATCGCGGTCTCGTTCATCGCCGACGGTCACCATGTTCCGCCGTTTGCGCTGCGAAACTATTTGGACGTCATGCCGGATGCAAACATCATCATCGTGACCGATGCGATCAGCGCGGCGGGCCTCGGTCCTGGCAAATTTCAGTTGGCAGGCCAAACGGTGACGGTGGACGAAGACGGTGCGGCTTGGTCCGCCGACCGAACCCACTTCGCCGGCTCCGCAGCCACCATGCCGGAAATGATGGCCGTGCTGACGGACAAAGTGGGTGTCAGTGTGGAACAGGCCAAGCGTTGGATGAGCGACAACCCAAGGCGTCTCTTGAACACCACATCGTTTAACGACAATACCGTTCAATGA
- a CDS encoding acetylxylan esterase translates to MNRFLIACLLIVHSASSWGQDTPATDLRAALAVPQTEDSRTREHVTLNGHFPMKAPENPAQWYARAENLRQRVLVATGLWPMPERTPLNPWIGPIAKRDGFTVQRVSFESLPGHHVSGLLFRPSEDIEAPEAGRPGVLCPHGHGGRMQVYSDAEIAKKIAAGEEHFAASGSTPKLARCATLARMGCVCFMFDMLGYADSIQIPYEIAHRHANARPSEKAPDENGWVFFSPEADLRLQSIMSLQTWNAERALDFVASLPDVDPERLAVTGNSGGGTQTILLGAIDPRIKVGFPNGMVSTSMQGGCYCENCNYLRIDTGNVELAALFAPRPQAMSAADDWTRDMMTDGYPQLRWLYAMIGNESDVYCRPMLDHPHNFNYVTRATMYQWMNKHLKLGLDDPVVESDWVPLTEAESTVWGEDHPAPTNTGEPHEREVLRWFEKQAVANLALPKGEPAKKAFDETIGVAWRVMLDPTVSQDDSVKLESMTHNALGKYSVLTAVLNDTARDAKIPFAVFHAGTPDPQSMHAGTKVIWTDPAGIEVAVDAAGNLNPKIAELIESGAAVMTCDLALQSKNRGKTPENGARLIDDKRNYSAFTFGYNRTLTSERVRDLMTVIAWTAKRSGDKVRVIGTGYASTWAAAAVAFSHDAVAKVMLDTSEFRFADAGAYSDERFVPGAVKYGDLPALLAGCAPTPLRVFGESGVVPEMTSVLYSANNASDQIESRDGEIAESDLNWLAK, encoded by the coding sequence ATGAATAGATTCTTGATTGCCTGCCTACTGATCGTGCATTCGGCATCGTCGTGGGGACAGGATACACCAGCGACCGACCTGAGGGCAGCGTTGGCAGTACCACAAACAGAAGACTCACGGACGCGGGAACATGTGACCTTGAACGGCCATTTTCCGATGAAGGCTCCCGAGAATCCCGCCCAGTGGTATGCCCGGGCAGAAAACCTGCGGCAGCGTGTCCTGGTCGCCACCGGGCTGTGGCCGATGCCGGAAAGGACTCCGCTGAACCCCTGGATCGGGCCGATCGCCAAGCGTGACGGATTCACTGTGCAACGGGTTTCGTTTGAGAGCCTGCCCGGCCATCACGTCAGCGGGTTGCTGTTCCGCCCCAGCGAAGACATCGAGGCACCCGAGGCGGGACGTCCGGGTGTGCTTTGCCCGCACGGTCACGGTGGTCGGATGCAAGTTTACAGCGACGCGGAGATCGCCAAAAAGATTGCTGCCGGTGAAGAACACTTCGCCGCATCGGGAAGCACGCCCAAGTTGGCTCGTTGCGCGACGCTTGCTCGCATGGGATGCGTTTGCTTTATGTTCGACATGTTGGGCTACGCCGACTCGATTCAGATTCCCTACGAGATCGCCCATCGACACGCCAACGCTCGCCCGAGCGAAAAGGCACCCGACGAAAACGGCTGGGTCTTTTTCAGCCCCGAAGCCGATTTGCGATTGCAGTCGATCATGAGCCTGCAGACATGGAATGCCGAACGTGCCTTGGACTTCGTCGCATCGCTGCCCGATGTGGACCCGGAGCGTCTGGCGGTGACCGGCAACAGCGGCGGCGGCACACAGACCATTTTGCTCGGTGCAATCGATCCTCGGATCAAGGTCGGATTTCCCAACGGCATGGTTTCGACATCGATGCAAGGCGGCTGCTACTGCGAGAACTGCAACTACCTGCGGATCGATACGGGCAACGTCGAGCTGGCTGCCTTGTTCGCACCGCGTCCACAAGCCATGTCAGCGGCGGACGATTGGACTCGCGACATGATGACCGACGGGTATCCGCAGTTGCGTTGGTTGTACGCGATGATCGGTAACGAAAGCGATGTGTATTGCCGACCGATGTTGGATCATCCCCACAATTTCAACTACGTCACCCGCGCGACGATGTATCAATGGATGAACAAACATTTGAAACTCGGTCTCGACGATCCGGTCGTTGAGTCTGATTGGGTTCCATTGACGGAAGCCGAATCCACCGTCTGGGGCGAGGATCATCCGGCGCCGACCAACACGGGCGAACCGCACGAGCGCGAGGTGCTTCGTTGGTTCGAGAAGCAAGCGGTCGCGAACTTGGCATTGCCCAAGGGTGAACCAGCAAAGAAGGCGTTTGACGAAACCATCGGAGTTGCCTGGCGCGTGATGCTGGATCCGACGGTTTCCCAAGACGACTCCGTCAAGCTGGAATCGATGACACACAACGCATTGGGCAAGTACTCCGTACTCACAGCGGTACTGAATGACACCGCGCGAGATGCAAAGATTCCGTTTGCCGTATTCCATGCTGGAACGCCTGATCCGCAGTCAATGCACGCGGGCACGAAAGTGATTTGGACGGATCCGGCTGGCATCGAAGTCGCTGTTGATGCGGCGGGGAACTTGAACCCCAAGATCGCCGAGCTGATCGAGTCCGGAGCAGCCGTGATGACTTGTGATCTGGCATTGCAATCCAAGAACCGTGGCAAGACCCCCGAGAACGGTGCGAGATTGATCGACGACAAACGCAATTACAGTGCGTTCACGTTCGGGTACAACCGTACGTTGACCTCTGAGCGTGTACGCGACCTGATGACCGTGATCGCTTGGACGGCAAAAAGGTCGGGTGATAAAGTGCGTGTGATCGGAACCGGATACGCCAGCACTTGGGCTGCCGCCGCCGTCGCGTTCTCGCACGATGCAGTGGCCAAGGTGATGTTGGATACATCAGAGTTCCGTTTTGCCGATGCGGGGGCGTACAGCGACGAGCGTTTTGTCCCCGGAGCGGTCAAATACGGCGACTTGCCCGCTTTGTTGGCCGGTTGTGCTCCGACACCTCTTCGTGTCTTTGGCGAATCAGGCGTCGTGCCTGAAATGACCAGTGTGCTTTACTCTGCCAACAACGCGTCTGACCAGATCGAAAGCCGCGACGGTGAAATTGCTGAAAGCGATTTGAATTGGTTGGCGAAGTAG